The following coding sequences lie in one Amycolatopsis cihanbeyliensis genomic window:
- the scpA gene encoding methylmalonyl-CoA mutase, with protein sequence MIPNFADVELGTPEQGGPAEWAEALHASIGKGPDALAWETPEGIGIKPVYTAEDLSDVDFLGTYPGIAPFLRGPYPTMYVNQPWTVRQYAGFSTAAESNAFYRRNLAAGQKGLSVAFDLATHRGYDSDHPRVSGDVGMAGVAIDSIYDMRQLFDGIPLDRMSVSMTMNGAVLPVMALYVVAAEEQGVEPEQLAGTIQNDILKEFMVRNTYIYPPQPSMRIISDIFSYTSRRMPRFNSISISGYHMQEAGATADLELAYTLADGVEYIRAGLEGGLDIDSFAPRLSFFWAIGMNFFMEVAKLRAARLLWAKLVNQFEPKSSKSLSLRTHCQTSGWSLTAQDVYNNVTRTCVEAMAATQGHTQSLHTNALDEALALPTDFSARIARNTQLLLQQESGTTRVIDPWGGSAFVERLTYDLARKAWANISEVESAGGMARAIDAGIPKMRIEEAAARTQARIDSGRQPVIGVNKYQVTGQEEEVEVLKVDNAEVRAQQVEKLRRLREERDETATQDALRALTAGAESDGNLLALAIDAARAKATVGEISDALERIWGRHSGQIRTISGVYRDEVGKSANVDRVRERVEEFAETEGRRPRILVAKMGQDGHDRGQKVIATAFADLGFDVDVGPLFSTPAEVARQAVEADVHIVGASSLAAGHLSLVPALRAELAELGRPDIMVVVGGVIPPGDYEDLREAGAAAIFGPGTVIADAAIGLLDQLDARD encoded by the coding sequence ATGATCCCGAACTTCGCCGATGTCGAGCTCGGCACCCCGGAGCAGGGCGGCCCGGCCGAATGGGCCGAGGCACTGCACGCCAGTATCGGCAAGGGCCCGGACGCGCTGGCCTGGGAGACCCCGGAGGGCATCGGGATCAAACCGGTGTACACCGCCGAAGATCTGTCCGATGTGGACTTTTTGGGTACCTATCCCGGGATAGCGCCCTTCCTGCGCGGCCCGTACCCGACGATGTACGTCAACCAGCCGTGGACCGTGCGGCAGTACGCGGGTTTCTCCACCGCCGCGGAGTCCAACGCCTTCTACCGGCGTAACCTCGCGGCCGGGCAGAAGGGTCTCTCGGTGGCCTTCGACCTCGCCACCCACCGCGGTTACGACTCCGACCACCCGCGAGTGTCCGGTGATGTCGGGATGGCCGGTGTCGCGATCGACTCGATCTATGACATGCGGCAGCTCTTCGACGGCATCCCGCTGGACAGGATGAGCGTGTCGATGACCATGAACGGCGCCGTGTTGCCGGTGATGGCGCTGTACGTGGTGGCCGCGGAGGAGCAGGGCGTCGAGCCGGAGCAACTCGCCGGGACCATTCAGAACGACATCCTCAAGGAGTTCATGGTCCGCAACACCTACATCTACCCGCCGCAGCCCTCGATGCGGATCATCTCGGACATCTTCTCCTACACCTCGCGGCGGATGCCACGGTTCAACTCGATCTCCATCTCCGGCTACCACATGCAGGAGGCGGGGGCGACCGCCGATCTGGAGCTGGCCTACACGCTGGCCGACGGCGTCGAGTACATCCGGGCCGGGCTGGAGGGCGGGCTGGACATCGACTCCTTCGCCCCGCGGCTGTCGTTCTTCTGGGCCATCGGGATGAACTTCTTCATGGAGGTCGCCAAGCTGCGGGCGGCCCGCCTGCTGTGGGCCAAGCTGGTGAACCAGTTCGAGCCGAAGTCCAGCAAATCGCTCTCGCTGCGCACACACTGCCAGACCTCCGGCTGGTCGCTGACCGCGCAGGACGTCTACAACAACGTCACCCGCACCTGCGTGGAGGCCATGGCCGCGACCCAGGGACACACCCAGTCCTTGCACACCAACGCGCTGGACGAGGCGCTGGCGCTGCCGACCGACTTCTCCGCGCGGATCGCGCGCAACACGCAACTGTTGCTGCAGCAGGAGTCCGGCACCACCCGGGTGATCGATCCCTGGGGCGGCAGCGCGTTCGTCGAGCGACTCACCTACGACCTCGCCCGCAAGGCCTGGGCGAACATCTCCGAGGTCGAGTCGGCGGGCGGGATGGCGCGGGCCATCGACGCCGGCATCCCGAAGATGCGCATCGAGGAGGCCGCCGCGCGGACCCAGGCGCGGATCGACTCCGGCCGCCAGCCGGTGATCGGGGTGAACAAGTACCAGGTCACCGGGCAGGAGGAAGAGGTCGAGGTCCTCAAGGTGGACAACGCCGAGGTGCGTGCCCAGCAGGTGGAGAAACTGCGCAGGCTGCGCGAGGAGCGGGACGAGACGGCCACCCAGGACGCGCTGCGCGCGCTCACCGCGGGGGCCGAGTCCGACGGCAACCTGCTGGCGCTGGCCATCGACGCGGCCAGGGCGAAGGCGACCGTGGGGGAGATCTCCGACGCGCTGGAGCGGATCTGGGGCAGGCACTCCGGGCAGATTCGTACCATCTCCGGGGTGTACCGGGACGAGGTCGGTAAGTCCGCGAATGTGGATCGGGTGCGGGAACGGGTCGAGGAGTTCGCCGAGACCGAGGGGCGCCGCCCGCGGATCCTGGTGGCCAAGATGGGCCAGGACGGGCACGACCGCGGGCAGAAGGTGATCGCCACGGCCTTCGCCGACCTCGGCTTCGATGTGGACGTCGGCCCGCTGTTCTCCACCCCGGCCGAGGTCGCGCGCCAGGCGGTGGAGGCGGATGTGCACATCGTCGGGGCGTCCTCGCTGGCGGCGGGGCACCTTTCGCTCGTGCCCGCGCTGCGTGCCGAGCTGGCCGAGCTCGGCAGGCCGGACATCATGGTCGTGGTCGGCGGGGTCATCCCGCCTGGCGACTACGAGGACCTGCGCGAGGCGGGTGCCGCGGCCATCTTCGGGCCGGGGACGGTGATCGCGGACGCCGCGATCGGCCTGCTCGACCAGCTCGACGCGCGCGACTAG
- the meaB gene encoding methylmalonyl Co-A mutase-associated GTPase MeaB: protein MARRIDVGEYAKGVLAGDRGMLSRSITLVESSRPEHRARAQELLVELLPHSGGAHRVGITGVPGVGKSTFIDELGTTLTGSGHRVAVLAVDPSSTRTGGSILGDKTRMGRLAVDAGAFIRPSPTSGTLGGVARATRETIVLMEAAGYDIVLVETVGVGQSEVTVANMVDCFLFLTLARTGDQLQGIKKGVLELADVIAVNKADGEHEREAKRAARELSGALRMIYGPDTEWTPPVLTCSALTGNGLDTVWQQIRRHNEVLAASGKLAAKRSSQQVEWTWSMVREQLLGRLAADSRVRSVVPEVERAVRAGELTATLAAERILGAFGLDPAH from the coding sequence GTGGCGCGGCGGATCGACGTCGGCGAGTACGCCAAGGGCGTGCTCGCGGGGGACCGGGGCATGCTGTCCCGGTCGATCACCCTGGTGGAGTCCAGCCGGCCGGAGCACCGCGCGCGGGCGCAGGAGTTGCTGGTCGAGCTGCTGCCGCACTCCGGGGGTGCGCACCGGGTGGGGATCACCGGCGTACCCGGTGTCGGTAAGTCGACATTTATCGACGAGCTGGGCACGACCCTCACCGGGTCCGGACACCGGGTGGCGGTGCTGGCCGTGGACCCCTCCTCCACCCGTACCGGCGGCAGCATCCTCGGCGACAAGACCCGGATGGGCCGGCTCGCGGTGGATGCCGGAGCGTTCATCCGGCCCTCGCCGACCTCCGGCACGCTGGGCGGGGTGGCCCGCGCGACCAGGGAGACCATCGTGCTGATGGAGGCCGCGGGCTACGACATCGTGCTGGTGGAGACGGTCGGTGTCGGGCAGTCCGAGGTCACCGTGGCGAACATGGTCGACTGCTTCCTGTTCCTCACCCTCGCGCGCACCGGCGACCAGCTGCAGGGCATCAAGAAGGGCGTGCTCGAGCTGGCCGACGTGATCGCGGTGAACAAGGCCGACGGCGAGCACGAGCGGGAGGCCAAGCGGGCGGCGCGGGAGCTGTCCGGCGCGCTGCGGATGATCTACGGGCCGGACACCGAGTGGACCCCGCCCGTGCTGACCTGTAGCGCGCTGACCGGAAACGGGCTGGACACGGTGTGGCAGCAGATCCGGCGGCACAACGAGGTGCTCGCCGCCTCCGGGAAGCTCGCCGCGAAACGCAGTAGCCAGCAGGTGGAATGGACCTGGTCCATGGTGCGGGAGCAACTGCTCGGCAGGCTGGCCGCGGACTCGCGGGTACGGTCGGTGGTGCCGGAGGTCGAGCGGGCCGTGCGCGCCGGCGAGCTGACCGCGACACTCGCCGCCGAACGAATCCTCGGCGCCTTCGGCCTCGACCCGGCACACTAG
- a CDS encoding substrate-binding domain-containing protein, which produces MGQHRAAHRRSRYGLILGSLGVTVAVVLAGWLGVMLVTGGFGDRCEGQVTLTVAAAPGIEPAVAEFAGEQPERLENRCVRVDVQAHDSSTMAATLSTPNLDPGAAIWVPESTMQVRRIAERREGIQPQNPSLASTPVVFGVAEDEAERMGWPGARPDWAELVDPEGGQVVAGTTDPTYDPAAAAALLGIQAAVPDAPAATAALRSLSEHRVDDSRKLFEHLPDGGLEPALTAFPTSEQQVLRHNQEHERGSGLSVVASYPAQPTPWLDYPFVVLPDADESQRRAADRLLSRLREPAFEEALGRQGLRTTDGRLTGSRDADNRIDASPRAPSPQPSRDEASAALERWAAVDASGRVLNVIDVSGSMATEVPGTGRTRMQVTIEAAKRGVGLFKPSTEYTLWEFSTKLEGDKDYRQVVPWKPMSKHAEDGLTTGLDSLLSAPQGATGLYDTTLAAYREATGSWKPGRTNVVIIMTDGRNEDDGITRERLLTELRQLSSAQRPLPIVFIGLGTDVDPAELNDIAKATGGFVSLAPQVTDIEQIFFSTLSKLRCPTGDC; this is translated from the coding sequence GTGGGACAGCACCGGGCAGCGCACCGCAGAAGCCGGTACGGCCTGATCCTGGGGTCACTGGGAGTCACCGTTGCGGTCGTACTGGCCGGCTGGCTGGGCGTCATGCTGGTCACCGGCGGCTTCGGGGACCGCTGCGAGGGCCAGGTCACCCTCACCGTCGCCGCCGCACCCGGTATCGAGCCCGCCGTGGCCGAGTTCGCCGGTGAGCAGCCGGAGCGGCTGGAGAACCGCTGCGTGCGGGTGGATGTCCAGGCCCACGACTCCTCGACCATGGCCGCCACGCTGTCCACGCCCAACCTGGATCCCGGGGCCGCGATCTGGGTTCCCGAGTCGACCATGCAGGTGCGGCGCATCGCCGAACGCCGGGAGGGCATCCAGCCGCAGAACCCCTCGCTGGCCAGCACCCCGGTGGTGTTCGGCGTCGCCGAGGACGAGGCCGAACGGATGGGCTGGCCGGGCGCGCGCCCGGACTGGGCCGAGCTGGTCGACCCGGAGGGCGGCCAGGTCGTGGCCGGCACCACCGACCCCACCTACGATCCGGCCGCCGCGGCGGCGTTGCTCGGGATCCAGGCGGCGGTCCCGGACGCGCCGGCGGCCACCGCCGCGCTGCGCTCGCTGTCCGAGCACCGGGTCGACGACAGCCGCAAGCTGTTCGAGCACCTGCCCGATGGCGGGCTGGAACCGGCGCTGACCGCGTTTCCCACCTCCGAGCAGCAGGTGCTACGGCACAACCAGGAGCACGAGCGCGGTTCGGGGCTGTCCGTGGTGGCCAGTTACCCCGCCCAGCCGACCCCCTGGCTGGATTACCCGTTCGTGGTGCTGCCGGATGCCGACGAGTCGCAGCGCAGGGCTGCCGACCGGCTGCTGAGCAGGCTGCGCGAGCCCGCGTTCGAGGAGGCGCTCGGCAGGCAGGGCCTGCGGACCACGGACGGCAGGCTGACCGGTTCCCGCGATGCCGACAACCGGATCGACGCCTCGCCCCGTGCCCCGAGCCCGCAGCCGAGCAGGGACGAGGCGAGCGCGGCACTGGAGCGGTGGGCGGCCGTGGACGCCAGCGGGCGGGTGCTCAACGTGATCGACGTCTCCGGATCGATGGCCACCGAGGTGCCGGGGACCGGCCGGACCCGGATGCAGGTCACCATCGAGGCGGCCAAGCGGGGCGTAGGGCTGTTCAAACCGAGTACCGAGTACACCCTGTGGGAGTTCTCGACCAAGCTCGAAGGGGACAAGGACTACCGCCAGGTGGTGCCGTGGAAACCGATGAGCAAGCACGCCGAGGACGGCCTGACCACCGGGCTCGACTCGCTGCTCAGCGCGCCGCAGGGTGCCACCGGGCTGTACGACACCACGCTGGCCGCGTACCGGGAGGCAACCGGGTCGTGGAAGCCCGGCCGCACCAACGTGGTGATCATCATGACCGACGGCAGGAACGAGGACGACGGCATCACCAGGGAGCGGCTGCTGACCGAGTTGCGGCAGCTGAGCTCGGCGCAACGACCGCTGCCGATCGTGTTCATCGGCCTCGGCACCGACGTCGACCCGGCGGAACTGAACGACATCGCCAAGGCCACCGGCGGGTTCGTCTCGCTGGCCCCGCAGGTCACCGACATCGAGCAGATCTTCTTCTCCACCCTGAGCAAGCTGCGCTGCCCGACCGGCGACTGCTGA
- a CDS encoding amidohydrolase → MTVLDSRRERPGERDKRQAGVTDHGALITDAGVSVAPVPDLGAGRGPFWLDEWLRANAADLVSWRRRIHANPELSRREYATTEMIVGLLRSVGLRPSVLPGGTGVICDIGSGPICVALRADLDALPLTEATGLPFASTVHGAAHACGHDAHTAILLATARALATAPELPGRVRLIFQPAEEVMPGGALDAITAGALEGVDRIFGLHCDPRLPVGRIGTRVGALTSAADLIELRLTSPGGHTSRPHLTADLVHALGTVITSLPSVLSRRVDPRSGTVLVWGAVHAGEAPNAVPQDGKLLGTLRTADHAVWSELEPLVAGAVESLLAPTGVGFELDYRRGVPPVVCDPDSTYLLRAGAEAALGEDSLTGTEQSSGGEDFGWYLEHVPGAFARLGVWPGEGAQRDLHQPTFELDERALLVGTRVMVHTALAALC, encoded by the coding sequence GTGACTGTGCTCGACTCGCGTCGGGAACGGCCGGGCGAACGCGACAAGCGGCAAGCTGGGGTCACCGATCACGGCGCGTTGATTACTGACGCGGGCGTGAGCGTGGCACCCGTACCGGACCTCGGTGCGGGGCGTGGGCCCTTCTGGCTGGACGAGTGGCTCCGGGCCAATGCCGCCGACCTGGTCTCCTGGCGCCGGCGGATCCACGCCAACCCGGAGCTGTCCCGCAGGGAGTACGCGACCACCGAGATGATCGTCGGCCTGCTGCGGTCGGTCGGCCTGCGGCCGTCGGTGCTGCCCGGCGGCACCGGGGTGATCTGCGATATCGGCAGCGGACCCATCTGTGTCGCGCTGCGCGCCGACCTGGACGCGCTGCCGCTCACCGAGGCCACCGGTCTGCCGTTCGCCTCGACCGTGCACGGTGCCGCGCACGCCTGCGGGCATGACGCGCACACCGCGATCCTGCTGGCCACCGCGCGGGCGCTGGCCACGGCGCCGGAGCTGCCGGGCCGGGTGCGGCTGATCTTCCAGCCCGCCGAGGAGGTCATGCCGGGCGGCGCGCTGGACGCGATCACCGCGGGCGCGCTGGAGGGCGTGGACCGGATCTTCGGGTTGCACTGCGACCCGCGACTGCCGGTCGGCAGGATCGGTACCCGGGTGGGCGCGCTCACCTCGGCCGCCGACCTGATCGAGTTGCGGCTGACCTCGCCGGGCGGGCACACCTCCCGCCCGCACCTGACCGCCGACCTCGTGCACGCGCTTGGCACCGTGATCACCTCGCTGCCCTCGGTGCTGTCCCGCCGGGTGGACCCGCGGTCCGGCACGGTGCTGGTCTGGGGTGCGGTGCACGCGGGGGAGGCGCCGAACGCGGTGCCGCAGGACGGGAAGCTGCTCGGCACCCTGCGTACCGCCGACCACGCCGTGTGGTCGGAGCTGGAGCCGCTGGTCGCCGGCGCAGTGGAATCCCTGCTCGCCCCCACCGGGGTCGGCTTCGAGCTGGACTACCGCCGTGGCGTGCCCCCCGTGGTCTGCGACCCGGACAGCACGTACCTGTTGCGTGCCGGCGCCGAGGCCGCCCTCGGCGAGGACTCCCTGACCGGCACCGAGCAGTCCTCCGGTGGCGAGGACTTCGGCTGGTACCTGGAGCACGTCCCCGGCGCGTTCGCCCGCCTCGGCGTGTGGCCCGGTGAAGGCGCCCAGCGCGACCTGCACCAGCCCACCTTCGAACTGGACGAACGCGCCCTCCTGGTCGGCACCCGGGTCATGGTCCACACCGCTCTGGCCGCACTCTGCTGA
- a CDS encoding serine/threonine-protein kinase, whose translation MGTVWSAYDEFLHRPVAVKEVRLPPGVPPSRAAELRERTLREARAIAVLSHPNVIILHDVARENDEPFVVMELLPGPSLAALLRDHGSLSPPQAAAVADAVGSALEAAHTAGITHRDVKPGNVLVARDGRIKLNDFGIARNVSEATMTRTGMMLGSPAYIAPEVASGGAVTPAADLWGLGATLFAAVEGRPPYDADGDPLETVNRVVHGEAPQPGPGPLGPVIRGLMAKEPGSRMPLREVRRRLYPLLAQPRHTLFGPELFAESSANTAPDRGDTTATQVISAPALPEPPKPEAGQAGAGGAPAGGGELAADPGPLPFESPSHPVSQEPVGARPRGPLPGVAVTVVAVLLFLAAAFGGFVLTRVVAAQPLGPPQRTDAGPTAPPLRELAPRRGDATNLRGARGGLFSVQVPEDWTKFVSGETGGGLPPRTLVQFVSSDGTQSFDVERFDSEPLLSPDVYWNALGKLWGGNLRQVEYAPLTDGRRGLLLSYRTVESSPVRPGEQSERPLNRTTFAHVFQAQDSLWVVGLTVPTDQEETARTRLFDRIMPTFQIIE comes from the coding sequence ATGGGCACGGTCTGGTCCGCCTACGACGAGTTCCTGCACCGCCCGGTCGCGGTGAAGGAGGTTCGGCTGCCACCGGGGGTTCCTCCTTCCCGGGCCGCCGAGTTGCGTGAGCGCACCCTGCGCGAGGCCAGGGCGATCGCCGTGCTCTCCCACCCGAACGTCATCATCCTGCACGACGTGGCCAGGGAGAACGACGAACCGTTCGTCGTGATGGAGCTGCTGCCCGGCCCCAGCCTGGCCGCACTGCTGCGCGACCACGGCTCGCTCAGCCCGCCGCAGGCCGCGGCGGTCGCCGACGCCGTGGGTTCCGCGCTGGAGGCCGCGCACACGGCCGGCATCACGCACCGCGACGTCAAACCGGGCAACGTGCTGGTGGCGAGGGACGGACGGATCAAGCTGAACGACTTCGGCATCGCCCGCAACGTCTCCGAGGCGACCATGACCCGCACCGGGATGATGCTGGGCTCGCCCGCCTACATCGCACCGGAGGTGGCCTCCGGTGGCGCGGTGACCCCGGCCGCCGACCTCTGGGGGCTCGGCGCGACGCTGTTCGCGGCCGTGGAGGGCAGGCCACCGTACGACGCCGATGGCGACCCGCTGGAGACGGTCAACCGGGTGGTGCACGGCGAGGCGCCGCAGCCGGGTCCCGGCCCGCTCGGCCCGGTGATCCGCGGGCTGATGGCCAAGGAGCCCGGCTCCCGAATGCCGCTGCGGGAGGTACGGCGCAGGCTGTACCCCCTGCTCGCCCAGCCACGGCACACCCTGTTCGGGCCGGAGCTGTTCGCCGAGAGCTCGGCGAACACGGCGCCGGACCGCGGGGACACCACGGCCACCCAGGTGATCAGCGCCCCGGCGCTGCCCGAGCCGCCCAAACCGGAAGCGGGGCAAGCCGGAGCGGGCGGCGCGCCCGCGGGCGGCGGTGAGCTCGCGGCCGACCCCGGCCCGTTGCCCTTCGAGTCGCCGAGCCACCCGGTGAGCCAGGAGCCGGTCGGCGCGCGCCCGCGCGGGCCGCTACCCGGCGTGGCCGTCACGGTGGTCGCGGTGCTGCTGTTCCTGGCCGCCGCGTTCGGCGGTTTCGTGCTGACCAGGGTGGTCGCCGCCCAGCCGCTCGGACCGCCGCAGCGAACGGATGCCGGCCCGACCGCCCCGCCGCTGCGCGAGCTCGCCCCGCGCCGGGGCGACGCGACCAACCTGCGCGGGGCGCGCGGCGGGCTGTTCTCCGTCCAGGTGCCGGAGGACTGGACGAAGTTCGTCAGCGGGGAGACCGGCGGTGGGCTGCCCCCGCGCACCCTCGTGCAGTTCGTCTCCTCCGACGGCACCCAGTCCTTCGACGTGGAACGGTTCGACAGCGAGCCCCTGCTGTCCCCCGACGTCTACTGGAACGCGCTGGGCAAGCTCTGGGGCGGCAACCTCCGGCAGGTGGAGTACGCCCCGCTCACCGACGGCAGGCGGGGTCTGCTGCTGAGTTACCGCACGGTGGAGTCCAGCCCGGTGCGCCCCGGCGAACAATCGGAACGGCCGTTGAACCGGACCACCTTCGCGCACGTGTTCCAGGCGCAGGACAGCCTGTGGGTGGTCGGGCTCACAGTGCCGACGGACCAGGAGGAAACCGCACGCACCCGGCTCTTCGACCGGATCATGCCCACCTTCCAGATCATCGAGTGA
- a CDS encoding methylmalonyl-CoA mutase family protein yields MTQVAGGTTSSAPGSEQPDELSLAAEFETPSRERWRELVAGVLRRTGALPEDFAGAPESVLTTPTYDGIEIQPLYTAEDTEGAGGTVPPAGLPGLPPFVRGARPEGSVSTGWQVRTRYTDPDPAATNKAALADLDGGVGSLWLRTGRGALPPEALGDALAGVYVELAPVVLDAGPDYPAAAEALLEVFAEREIPASEATGNLGADPIGLWARTGERQEVAPAAELAARIAGSHPALRTIVADGLPFHEAGGSDAQELGAAVAAGVAYLRALTAAGLSVDAACARLEFRLAATADQFLTIAKFRAARRLWARVTEVAGASTEARAMRQHAVTSAAMLTQRDPWVNMLRTCVACFGAGVGGADAVTVLPFDDAIGLPDAFSRRIARNTQAILLEESKLAGVIDPAGGSWYVENLTDELARVAWREFTEIERAGGIESTVESGMLAERLAETRQARARRIATRADPITGVSEYPNLAEKPVERAPRPAERDHGGLPKVRYAQDYERLRDRSDAHLAEHGARPRIFLATLGPVAAHTARASFATNLFQAGGIEPVDPGATGSTAELVDAFTASGARVACLCGNDSSYAEQATEVAAALAEAGAEAVLLAGKPADYRGVTGYVYTGCPALEILTGLLDTLGVAR; encoded by the coding sequence ATGACCCAAGTGGCCGGTGGGACGACGTCGTCCGCCCCAGGGAGCGAGCAGCCGGATGAGCTGAGCCTCGCGGCCGAGTTCGAGACCCCGAGCCGGGAGCGATGGCGGGAGCTGGTCGCCGGGGTGCTGCGCAGGACCGGCGCACTGCCGGAGGATTTCGCGGGGGCACCGGAGAGTGTGCTGACCACACCCACCTACGACGGTATCGAGATCCAGCCGCTCTACACCGCGGAGGACACGGAGGGCGCGGGGGGCACAGTCCCGCCGGCCGGGCTGCCGGGTCTGCCGCCCTTCGTGCGCGGTGCCCGCCCGGAAGGCTCGGTGAGCACCGGATGGCAGGTGCGTACGCGGTACACCGACCCCGACCCGGCGGCGACGAACAAGGCGGCGCTGGCCGATCTGGACGGCGGCGTGGGATCGCTGTGGCTGCGGACGGGGCGGGGCGCCCTGCCGCCGGAAGCGCTCGGTGACGCGCTGGCCGGGGTCTACGTGGAGCTCGCCCCGGTGGTGCTCGACGCGGGACCGGACTACCCGGCCGCCGCGGAGGCGCTGCTGGAGGTCTTCGCCGAGCGGGAGATCCCGGCCAGCGAGGCCACGGGCAACCTGGGCGCCGACCCGATCGGGCTGTGGGCACGCACCGGTGAGCGGCAGGAGGTCGCGCCGGCGGCCGAGCTGGCCGCCCGGATCGCCGGCAGCCATCCCGCGCTGCGCACCATCGTCGCCGACGGGCTGCCCTTCCACGAGGCGGGCGGCTCGGACGCGCAGGAGCTCGGCGCCGCGGTCGCCGCGGGGGTCGCCTACCTGCGCGCGCTCACCGCGGCGGGGCTGAGCGTGGACGCGGCCTGCGCGCGGTTGGAGTTCCGGCTCGCCGCCACCGCGGACCAGTTCTTGACCATCGCCAAGTTCCGCGCGGCGCGGCGGTTGTGGGCCAGGGTGACCGAGGTCGCCGGCGCGAGCACCGAGGCCCGCGCGATGCGCCAGCACGCGGTGACCTCGGCGGCCATGCTCACCCAGCGCGACCCGTGGGTGAACATGCTGCGCACCTGCGTCGCCTGCTTCGGCGCGGGCGTCGGCGGCGCCGACGCGGTGACCGTACTGCCCTTCGACGACGCGATCGGCCTCCCGGACGCCTTCTCCCGCCGGATCGCCCGCAACACCCAGGCGATCCTGCTCGAGGAGTCCAAGCTGGCCGGGGTGATCGACCCGGCGGGTGGCTCCTGGTACGTGGAGAACCTCACCGACGAGCTCGCGCGCGTGGCGTGGCGGGAGTTCACCGAGATCGAGCGGGCCGGCGGTATTGAGTCCACTGTGGAATCCGGCATGCTCGCGGAGCGGCTGGCGGAGACCCGGCAGGCCAGGGCGCGGCGGATCGCCACCCGCGCCGATCCGATCACCGGGGTCAGCGAGTACCCGAACCTGGCGGAGAAACCGGTGGAACGCGCCCCGCGGCCCGCCGAGCGGGACCACGGCGGGCTGCCGAAGGTGCGCTACGCGCAGGACTACGAGCGGCTGCGTGACCGTTCCGACGCCCACCTCGCCGAGCACGGCGCGCGGCCGCGGATCTTCCTCGCCACCCTGGGGCCGGTCGCCGCGCACACCGCGCGCGCCAGCTTCGCCACGAACCTGTTCCAGGCGGGTGGGATCGAACCGGTCGACCCGGGTGCCACCGGGAGCACCGCGGAGCTCGTCGACGCCTTCACCGCCAGCGGCGCCAGGGTGGCCTGCTTGTGCGGCAACGACTCCAGCTACGCCGAGCAGGCCACCGAGGTTGCCGCCGCGCTGGCCGAGGCCGGTGCCGAAGCGGTGCTGCTGGCCGGGAAACCGGCCGACTACCGCGGGGTGACCGGTTACGTCTACACCGGCTGCCCCGCGCTGGAGATCCTGACCGGCTTGCTGGACACGCTGGGAGTGGCCCGATGA
- a CDS encoding endonuclease domain-containing protein encodes MPTVAGSLHGVAARADVAGVLGEAALRTALDEGALVQPWRGVIMRADLSLDRISRATAGLLAAGQGAVLSRNTAAWIHGCTAAESLDVHVTVPYSNWVRSKDGLIVHHDRFATEDVVYRHELPVLSLAATITELLCVPPRWLALACLDQALAGLPEHEIGEFRAEVDQRLTVRDSNRGIRIAQALLFTGTNKAESPWESRLRLTVIDAGFPWPEPQYEIRTLSGRLLYVLDLAWPDLRIGLEYDGYEAHEERAEYDAERDRRMAERGWLMIRVRKGDLTDPGPLIERLRRAFERRGHPISA; translated from the coding sequence ATGCCAACAGTAGCCGGATCTCTACACGGCGTCGCGGCTCGTGCCGATGTCGCCGGTGTCCTGGGCGAAGCCGCGTTGCGGACCGCCCTTGACGAGGGAGCACTGGTCCAACCCTGGCGTGGTGTGATCATGCGGGCCGACCTCTCCCTCGACCGAATCTCGCGGGCCACCGCCGGGTTGCTCGCCGCAGGTCAAGGTGCGGTCCTCTCCCGGAACACGGCCGCGTGGATCCACGGCTGTACCGCTGCCGAGTCTCTTGACGTGCACGTGACGGTGCCGTATTCGAACTGGGTACGGTCGAAGGACGGCCTGATCGTGCATCATGACCGGTTTGCCACCGAGGATGTCGTCTACCGGCACGAGCTGCCGGTGCTGTCGCTGGCGGCGACGATCACCGAACTGCTGTGCGTACCACCTCGATGGCTCGCGCTCGCCTGCCTCGACCAAGCCTTGGCCGGTTTGCCCGAACACGAGATCGGCGAGTTTCGAGCCGAGGTCGACCAGCGTCTGACCGTCAGAGACTCGAATCGGGGTATCCGGATCGCGCAGGCGCTGCTCTTCACGGGCACGAACAAGGCCGAATCACCCTGGGAAAGCCGGTTGCGCCTGACGGTCATCGACGCGGGGTTCCCGTGGCCGGAGCCGCAGTACGAGATCCGGACCTTGAGCGGACGGCTGCTGTACGTGCTGGATCTGGCCTGGCCGGATCTGCGCATCGGGCTGGAGTACGACGGATACGAGGCACACGAGGAGCGAGCGGAGTACGACGCCGAGCGGGACCGGCGAATGGCCGAGCGCGGCTGGCTGATGATTCGGGTCCGCAAGGGTGATCTGACCGATCCCGGACCGCTGATCGAGCGGTTGCGTCGGGCGTTCGAGCGTCGTGGCCATCCGATATCCGCCTGA